In Bacillus sp. DX3.1, the following proteins share a genomic window:
- a CDS encoding IucA/IucC family protein: MQHAKQIAEHATMQSFLNCYLRETGSGEWITEEETIRNLFVHTTITNVASTYLCFRLSLQNITLYTEVKYMSPTGRHLFGECSYYQIGQGSSFVKADYVTVITFLIKEMSLKYGEGTNPDELLLRVIQSCRNIKEFVEQREHDTKKLYGFHTTFIDAEQALLFGHLNHPTPKSRQGILNWKSTMYSPELKGECQLHYFRAHKSMVSENSALVHSATEMIKEELREDSFVSKEFIERYCQEDEYSLIPIHPLQAEWLLHQSHVKKWIEEGVLEYFGPVGKAYMATSSLRTLYHPESNYMFKFSFPVKVTNSMRVNKLKELESGIEGKQILATGIGEVRDKFPGFDFICDPAYITLRLDNRESGFEVIIRENVFRGEEEKDATLIAALVQDALPGEKSRLATIIHHLAEKEGSNIEEVSLKWFRQYVDISLKPMIWMYLKYGIALEAHQQNSVVQLKNGYPEKFYFRDNQGFYFCNSMKHILDAELPGIGKKSGNFYEDCIADERFRYYLVFNHMFGLINGFGASRLIDEKILLFELRIVLESFLPHNREPSMFLQGLLEEEQLPCKANLLTRFYDVDELTSPLEQAIYVRVDNPLTSGVSRYVDKKEAVVRF; encoded by the coding sequence ATGCAGCATGCGAAACAAATCGCAGAACATGCAACAATGCAAAGTTTTTTAAATTGTTATTTACGTGAGACAGGAAGCGGAGAATGGATTACGGAAGAGGAGACGATAAGAAATCTATTTGTTCATACAACGATTACAAATGTCGCTTCAACATACTTATGCTTTCGCTTATCATTACAAAATATTACTTTGTATACAGAAGTCAAGTATATGTCACCAACGGGTCGGCATCTGTTTGGAGAGTGCTCCTATTATCAGATTGGACAAGGATCTTCTTTTGTGAAGGCTGATTATGTAACAGTCATTACATTCTTAATAAAAGAAATGTCACTTAAGTATGGAGAGGGGACGAACCCTGATGAACTTCTACTTCGTGTTATTCAAAGTTGTCGAAACATAAAAGAATTTGTAGAGCAGCGAGAACATGATACAAAGAAATTATATGGCTTCCATACGACTTTTATTGATGCAGAGCAAGCTTTACTCTTTGGTCATTTAAATCACCCGACGCCAAAGAGTAGACAAGGAATATTGAATTGGAAAAGCACAATGTATTCGCCAGAATTAAAGGGAGAATGCCAGCTTCACTATTTTCGGGCACATAAAAGCATGGTAAGTGAAAACTCAGCTCTAGTGCATTCTGCAACAGAAATGATAAAAGAAGAGCTAAGGGAAGATTCGTTCGTAAGTAAGGAATTTATTGAACGTTATTGTCAAGAAGATGAATATTCTTTAATTCCAATACATCCACTTCAAGCAGAGTGGTTGTTGCATCAGTCTCATGTGAAGAAATGGATTGAGGAAGGCGTACTTGAATACTTCGGGCCAGTTGGAAAAGCGTATATGGCAACATCTTCGCTTCGAACGCTATATCATCCAGAATCTAACTATATGTTTAAGTTCTCTTTCCCTGTAAAAGTGACAAATTCTATGAGAGTCAATAAATTAAAAGAACTTGAAAGTGGGATAGAAGGTAAACAAATATTAGCTACAGGAATTGGAGAAGTACGAGATAAGTTTCCAGGATTTGATTTTATATGTGATCCAGCATACATCACGCTAAGATTAGATAATCGAGAATCAGGATTTGAAGTTATTATTCGGGAAAATGTCTTTCGCGGAGAAGAGGAAAAAGATGCAACACTAATTGCAGCACTTGTTCAAGATGCACTTCCAGGAGAGAAATCACGACTAGCGACGATTATTCATCATCTTGCAGAGAAAGAGGGAAGTAATATTGAAGAAGTGAGCTTAAAGTGGTTCCGCCAGTATGTAGACATTTCTTTAAAGCCGATGATATGGATGTATTTAAAATACGGTATTGCATTAGAAGCACATCAACAGAACAGTGTTGTTCAGCTGAAAAATGGTTATCCAGAAAAATTTTATTTCCGCGATAATCAAGGGTTCTATTTCTGTAACTCAATGAAACATATTTTAGATGCTGAATTACCTGGAATTGGTAAAAAAAGCGGTAATTTTTATGAAGATTGTATTGCAGATGAACGTTTCCGATATTATTTGGTTTTCAATCATATGTTTGGATTGATTAATGGGTTTGGCGCATCTAGATTAATAGACGAAAAAATCCTTCTTTTTGAATTACGTATTGTACTAGAATCATTCCTTCCACATAACCGGGAGCCTTCCATGTTTTTACAAGGGCTATTGGAGGAAGAACAGTTACCGTGCAAAGCGAATTTATTAACGAGATTTTATGATGTCGATGAATTAACAAGTCCTCTTGAACAAGCGATTTATGTTCGTGTAGATAATCCTCTTACTTCGGGAGTATCAAGATATGTTGATAAAAAAGAGGCCGTTGTTCGTTTTTAA
- a CDS encoding AMP-binding protein codes for MLTVNKQDYSQGDFEERLQEYENMNHFKEVAGKRFALCVTEPFDVITLVYFLKKHRGSILLIHGETPRETASDMASRAGCFGLLYGESTHFVFLDTPRRVDDQPSLLQYSSGTTGEPKLIQRPWEEIEREIAAYNESLQCEVDEIPIVLAPVSHSYGLICGTLSAIERGSKPIIVTNKNPKFALNVIRNTPKHIVYAVPLMLHIMGSFPQGTFQFHKVMTSGSPLPQSLFGKLKGITKYMMQQYGCSEAGCISICQNMHSHLDLGQPLGHLSIRTSDNEESPEEIIATIGDKVIHTQDLGYRSERGIHFIGRMDDVINVSGLKVFPIEVEETMLRLEGIQEAVVYRGIHPVMGEIVKAKVIARIEPVQIREWCIQHLPSYKVPNEIECVTEIPKNATGKVSRKLLEMGEVTT; via the coding sequence ATGCTAACAGTTAACAAACAAGACTATAGTCAAGGGGATTTTGAAGAACGTCTACAAGAATATGAAAATATGAATCACTTTAAAGAGGTAGCTGGAAAAAGATTCGCTCTCTGTGTCACAGAGCCATTTGATGTGATTACTCTTGTGTATTTTTTAAAAAAACATAGAGGTTCAATATTGCTTATTCATGGAGAGACGCCAAGAGAGACAGCTTCAGATATGGCATCTCGTGCAGGGTGTTTTGGACTTTTATATGGAGAGTCAACCCATTTTGTATTTCTTGATACTCCAAGGAGAGTAGATGATCAACCTTCACTACTTCAATATAGCTCAGGAACAACGGGTGAACCGAAACTTATTCAGAGACCTTGGGAAGAAATTGAAAGAGAAATAGCAGCTTACAATGAATCATTGCAGTGTGAAGTTGATGAAATACCGATTGTGTTAGCGCCTGTTTCGCATTCATACGGTTTAATTTGCGGAACGTTATCTGCGATAGAAAGAGGAAGCAAGCCGATTATTGTCACAAATAAAAATCCGAAGTTTGCGTTAAATGTGATCCGTAATACACCAAAGCATATCGTATATGCAGTGCCACTTATGCTACACATTATGGGAAGTTTTCCGCAAGGGACGTTTCAGTTTCATAAGGTGATGACATCAGGTTCACCGTTGCCACAATCGCTCTTCGGTAAACTGAAAGGCATAACGAAGTATATGATGCAGCAATATGGATGTTCCGAAGCAGGTTGTATCAGTATATGTCAAAATATGCACTCACATTTAGATTTAGGGCAGCCACTTGGTCATCTGTCTATTCGTACAAGCGATAACGAAGAAAGTCCGGAAGAAATTATTGCTACGATCGGGGATAAAGTGATCCATACACAAGATTTAGGATATAGATCTGAACGTGGTATTCATTTTATTGGTCGCATGGATGATGTGATTAACGTGTCTGGTTTGAAGGTGTTCCCAATAGAAGTAGAGGAAACGATGCTGCGTTTAGAAGGAATACAAGAAGCAGTCGTGTATCGTGGTATACATCCGGTTATGGGAGAGATTGTAAAAGCAAAAGTTATTGCGCGTATTGAGCCCGTTCAAATACGAGAATGGTGCATACAGCATTTACCGTCTTATAAAGTACCAAATGAAATTGAATGTGTAACAGAGATTCCTAAGAATGCAACTGGAAAAGTGAGTCGTAAGCTGTTAGAGATGGGAGAAGTGACAACATGA
- a CDS encoding DUF6005 family protein produces the protein MTSIKVHCLVSCFCEIIKRRSDIDFRPFYFGLWDGDFDITKDGVITYHSENINHDFYLHWYEQLYGIKVNEWYDHSKNKQANLETFLELVESKPNNRYVIVMVDMSLLPERENKFHQKPFPHYLMISKTEQEDEWFMFDPDFRWEGNMAKEKVIDSILDNPFGGGYFIDVPTVQEPTQEMLESYFYETFKKDYNELTMKLKELIIKMAGGEDGYTLSKLIAGVKQIPVLSIRKYSYEHAFAYFRETLQYSEEEFDYWCDRVENIVQGFTNVQYKAIKMAMTNNTALLSSIVEKLNEIDAIERTIKTELERQFIQWKHTRMNQRVNL, from the coding sequence ATGACTTCAATTAAAGTACATTGTTTAGTAAGTTGTTTCTGTGAAATTATTAAAAGACGTAGTGATATAGATTTTCGTCCTTTCTATTTTGGTTTATGGGATGGAGACTTTGATATAACAAAGGATGGTGTAATTACCTATCATTCGGAAAATATCAATCATGATTTTTATTTACACTGGTATGAACAGCTATACGGGATAAAGGTAAATGAATGGTATGATCATTCCAAAAATAAACAAGCGAATTTGGAGACCTTTCTGGAATTGGTAGAGAGTAAACCGAACAATCGCTATGTCATCGTAATGGTGGATATGTCATTATTGCCGGAGAGAGAAAACAAGTTTCATCAAAAGCCATTTCCACATTATTTAATGATATCGAAAACAGAACAGGAAGATGAATGGTTTATGTTTGATCCGGATTTCCGCTGGGAAGGAAATATGGCGAAAGAAAAAGTCATTGATTCTATCTTGGATAATCCCTTTGGTGGTGGTTATTTTATTGATGTTCCCACTGTTCAAGAACCCACGCAGGAAATGTTAGAAAGTTATTTTTATGAGACATTTAAAAAGGATTACAATGAGCTAACTATGAAATTAAAAGAGCTTATTATAAAAATGGCGGGTGGTGAGGATGGATATACACTTTCTAAGTTAATAGCAGGTGTGAAGCAAATACCTGTATTATCCATTCGGAAATATAGCTATGAGCATGCGTTCGCTTATTTCCGGGAAACACTTCAATATTCTGAGGAAGAGTTTGATTATTGGTGTGATCGTGTAGAAAATATCGTGCAAGGGTTTACAAATGTACAGTATAAAGCAATTAAAATGGCAATGACCAATAATACGGCACTTTTATCATCCATCGTTGAAAAACTGAATGAAATAGATGCGATTGAACGTACCATAAAAACCGAATTAGAGAGACAGTTTATACAGTGGAAACATACAAGAATGAATCAGCGTGTCAATTTGTAA
- a CDS encoding IucA/IucC family protein → MMEEIYHTKVIEAVQSKQYIAVRRRVFRQLIESLIYEGVLSPIRIQEGEYLIFTIQGLDESGDNVAYQCRCQERMTFERIRLAEKSIVRIQNDKVEEVTSIAQFLNEVFRIIKVDEVKLHSFIEELEQTIFKDTIAQYERSQKAEKLLGKTYDELESGLIDGHPYHPSYKARIGFQYRDHFQYGFEFNQLMKLIWIAVHDKHTYVGALSKEDFKHIVREEVGERKLNDFCSTVRNVGCNPNDYTFMPVHPWQWENYIIPNYAQHIQKGNIIFIGKSEDEYYAQQSMRTLRNASNCMKPYVKLSMNLLNTSTVRTLKPHSVVSAPIISNWLKELVANDPYLRDEARVILLQEFAGVTYDPPEQSTYGSLGCIWRESIHQYLEGAEEAIPFNALYAKELDGTPIIQPWLEKNGIESWLRQLIKQAVLPIVHLLVEQGIALESHGQNMILIHEQGTPIRIALKDFHEGIEFYRPYVKEPERCPDFAKVHPMYANGHLNDFFEMDSIKCLQEMILDALFLFNVGELAMLLQENYGFKEEQFWLLIVEELENHLVRFSHLRERFEQLQLYAPTFQAEQLTKRRLYADVESLVHEVSNPLYTVRQLIKQ, encoded by the coding sequence ATGATGGAAGAGATTTATCATACAAAAGTAATAGAAGCGGTGCAATCGAAGCAATATATTGCTGTTAGAAGAAGAGTCTTTCGTCAATTAATAGAGTCGTTGATTTACGAGGGAGTTCTTTCTCCAATTCGCATACAAGAGGGAGAATATTTGATTTTTACAATACAGGGCCTTGATGAAAGCGGTGACAACGTTGCGTATCAATGCCGTTGCCAGGAGCGAATGACGTTTGAACGCATTCGTTTAGCTGAGAAATCAATTGTCAGAATACAAAATGATAAGGTAGAAGAAGTAACATCCATTGCACAATTTTTAAATGAAGTTTTCAGAATTATCAAAGTGGATGAGGTCAAATTACATTCCTTTATTGAAGAGCTAGAACAAACAATCTTTAAAGATACAATTGCTCAATATGAAAGAAGCCAAAAAGCAGAAAAGTTATTAGGAAAAACATATGATGAGCTTGAAAGTGGCTTAATAGATGGACATCCGTATCATCCGAGCTATAAGGCGCGAATTGGTTTTCAATATCGTGATCATTTCCAATACGGATTCGAATTTAATCAACTGATGAAACTTATTTGGATTGCAGTTCATGATAAACATACTTATGTAGGTGCTCTGTCAAAAGAAGATTTCAAGCACATTGTAAGAGAAGAAGTGGGAGAAAGAAAGTTGAACGATTTTTGTTCTACAGTTCGAAATGTAGGCTGCAACCCGAATGATTATACATTTATGCCCGTCCATCCATGGCAATGGGAGAATTACATTATTCCGAATTATGCCCAGCACATACAAAAAGGAAACATCATTTTTATAGGGAAATCGGAAGATGAGTACTATGCGCAGCAATCGATGCGTACATTACGAAATGCTTCCAACTGTATGAAACCATATGTGAAACTTTCCATGAATTTATTAAATACATCAACCGTTCGCACGTTAAAGCCGCACTCTGTCGTAAGTGCGCCTATCATTTCGAATTGGCTAAAAGAATTGGTGGCAAATGACCCTTATTTACGAGATGAAGCACGTGTTATTTTACTGCAAGAGTTTGCAGGTGTAACGTACGATCCACCCGAACAATCTACATACGGATCATTAGGATGTATTTGGCGTGAAAGTATTCATCAATATTTGGAAGGTGCGGAAGAAGCGATACCTTTTAATGCTTTATATGCAAAGGAGCTAGATGGAACACCAATCATTCAGCCTTGGTTAGAAAAGAACGGGATAGAAAGTTGGCTCCGTCAGCTTATTAAACAAGCAGTGCTGCCCATTGTACACCTTTTAGTGGAGCAAGGCATTGCACTTGAATCACATGGACAAAACATGATTCTTATTCATGAACAAGGGACTCCCATTCGCATTGCTTTAAAAGATTTTCATGAAGGAATAGAATTTTACCGTCCCTATGTAAAAGAACCGGAAAGATGTCCTGATTTTGCAAAAGTTCATCCTATGTATGCGAATGGACACTTAAATGACTTTTTTGAAATGGACAGTATCAAATGTTTACAAGAAATGATTTTAGATGCGCTGTTCTTATTTAATGTAGGTGAATTAGCTATGCTACTCCAAGAAAATTATGGATTTAAAGAAGAGCAGTTTTGGCTGCTTATTGTGGAAGAGTTAGAAAATCATCTCGTCCGATTTTCGCACTTACGTGAGCGGTTCGAACAGTTACAATTATATGCACCAACATTTCAAGCGGAACAATTAACGAAGCGTCGATTATATGCTGATGTTGAATCACTTGTACACGAAGTTTCAAATCCGTTGTATACAGTACGCCAACTGATTAAACAGTAA
- the asbD gene encoding petrobactin biosynthesis protein AsbD, whose amino-acid sequence MNRETLKTALQTIMTEKIELKNITHLEETMRLNQDLYIDSVMMLQLIVYIEMDLGLCVPDDEVDPKAFATVGSLLDFMGNLQPLQISADN is encoded by the coding sequence ATGAATCGCGAAACGTTAAAGACGGCTTTACAAACGATTATGACAGAAAAAATAGAGTTAAAAAATATCACACATTTAGAAGAAACGATGCGTTTAAATCAAGATTTATATATTGATTCTGTTATGATGCTGCAGCTTATTGTGTATATTGAAATGGATTTAGGGTTATGTGTTCCTGACGATGAAGTGGATCCGAAAGCTTTTGCTACGGTCGGCTCATTGCTGGATTTTATGGGGAATTTGCAACCGTTACAGATCAGTGCGGACAACTAA